TCCGTACCAGCATCTGTTTGTAACACTTTaggttttctttctttaaatataaattctagaGCAGACTTAACATTTTTTCCAGACTTATCTTTTAAGGGTATTGCCCacgcaaattttgaaaatatgtcaATACAGGTTAATAAGTACTTGTAACCTTTATTAAACCCTGATAAGGATTGCATATCAGCCAAATCTGCCTGAAATTGTTTATCAATATCGTTTACAAACACacgattttttttgaatttatgctTAACCGGCTTGTGAAGTGTATAAGAATCTTTTTGagttaaccatttttttatatcttttctactatattttccttttaaagcaCGATGTAAAGCTTCCGGACCACCAAAGCTACTTGGAACCTCGGGATTTCGGTAAAACTTAGCTAAATTTTGATTCATCTTTACTATGGAACAGAACTTATCTGAATGACTGTCTAATTTCAATCCCCTGctatttatgcttaatttttaaagtaaaatcgtAAACTGCTTCTGTTTTCAAACATGATATACAATATATAAGAacttaagtgatttaaaaaaaaatcaaataaaacagaaatatttaaaaaaaatttgtgtaaatttaagtactattatttctataattaaacaaacataagtatatacaaaactatttatttaagacTTGTATAAGTGTAatacaatattgttttttttaacattcatcatcataaaattcaaaagtgtCTTCGGGGCACATGAAATTTCTCGCTTCTCTAACAGCTAAATCTAAacgtagatttttaaaaaaatcagtagtTACATAGTATATAGGTTTcattaacaaaaagttttgattttccCATAAGTTGGAATAGAAACTCTCAGCAATTTCCATTTCCTCAAGCGAAAATACGTAAGAATTAAATGTCGCGTCACTATTCGCCCATAACTCCTCGGCCATCATTTTTGGTTCTTTTAAACCTTTTCCAACAAGAAGgttacaaattgaatttttcaactCTGTTTTTAAATGTGCTTGACCGAGGCTATTGTCTGAAGAAGGAGGTAATTCCTTTTCTATTGGACCTTcatgatagtttttaaatgcaTCTAAAAGATTCATGCATCGAAATACATGATCTAATACACTGGCTGCTATATCATTATAACATTTAAGCATTTCATCCCACTGAGCACGagatattgaaatttctttaaaaaacacttttttatcaAGTCCATATTCAATacgcttaaaacaaaaatcattaaaattctcacttgtaatttgaatttgattttctGGCGGTAGCAGTCCATGTGGTAATTCTTGCTTCGAGTCTGGAACCTTTTTTATTCCCATTATGTACTCAATCCACCATGGACGTAGGGTGATTCCATTTTTTGTCGGGTAGTAGAATTTTCCATGTTTCTTGTACTGTCTAATATGAACTGTAGCATTGCCTTGAAAAGTAGTTGCAATCACAAAAAAATCGTTTCCTATTGGAAATACTCCTTCTGGAACATGATCCTCAGAAAACTTTCCATTGCTctaaagaaaatacaataaaatgtaattagtttacaaaattaacattaaaatgtagTCAAccatacgtaaaaaaaaatatactgaatatTGTTACTACTTACATTTGAAACTCCATCAGTTCTTGGCTTTTTGCTAATAATATGTGTAGATGAATCttggtttaattttcttttttccatacttaaataaattcaaacaggATGGCtaagtaaaatactttaaaatcttaaatatcgATAAGCACGCTTTTACACTCCACGAGTAAGTACAGATACAACTTTTAACTTAAACTAAATTCCTTATCAATCAAGTTCCGTTGCCAACAAAATAAACTGAAGAAGTAAACAACCAATcataaaattccaattattttactaaagtaAACACTAAAATAGAAAGGAAGTGAAGACATGTATCGTACGTCATACGCTTAACAAGTAATGACTGTTTTTGTAAGAGCCTGCAGGATAAAACAAGATAATACTTGATCAGATAACGTCATCTTACAAAGGCGAAGCGTtgccattcaaaaaataaaaataaagatgttgccacaaaattaattaaaaaattcacgagtttaaactattttaatttaatatttatgtgttgccattttaaaaaatgagaaaaaaagaaactaagaaTTTATCCATAACCGTCTGCGAATTTACACGTCAAACTTTAACATGTGCATGATCAATGCCGTTGCCACCcagagaaaattataatatcatcGATACGGGTAGAAATAGTCATTTAATAACTGTCAATGATTAAGTGAAAAACATATCGATTAAACTAAAAGGTGGTATCGTAATCGACCCCTTTTCATTCATACACGTGTTCAATATACAAAGGTTTAACTTATTTACACATATCTGACCAAGCAATCGTAGGTCAGTGGTTATGATATCCAACTACTGACCCACGAGTGCTTTTAGATTGGCATGAGTTCGATCCTCAgtctgaattataatttaataaataataaaacataattaaatattaaaatagatttaaaattaatttatttctacataGATGGCGTCACCAGTATCAAACATctataatgtgaaaaataaataattgttttaatcacTAGATGGAGCCACTAGTATGAAATGAATTTGTTTGGAAACCGAAACTGCTCCGCCTGCTTATTTTCTAAGTCGATTGAGTGTTGCCatcttttaataacaaatcTAAATTAATGAGTGTTGCCAACgttgagaaataataatgaaatcaaaactaaaactaaaataagaaattcaagcgggcagaaataagcaagcgggcagaaataagaaattatcaAGTGTTGCCACcggaagttaaaaattttggaaaccgAAGCCAAAACTAAACAAGGTGTTGCCACCGGAAGTTCGAAATTTTGGAAACCGAAACCAAAACTAAATCAGGAGGtgaacaactcaactcaactcagcagcaggagggaaacaactcaactca
The sequence above is a segment of the Parasteatoda tepidariorum isolate YZ-2023 unplaced genomic scaffold, CAS_Ptep_4.0 HiC_scaffold_1419, whole genome shotgun sequence genome. Coding sequences within it:
- the LOC122272883 gene encoding uncharacterized protein, which codes for MEKRKLNQDSSTHIISKKPRTDGVSNSNGKFSEDHVPEGVFPIGNDFFVIATTFQGNATVHIRQYKKHGKFYYPTKNGITLRPWWIEYIMGIKKVPDSKQELPHGLLPPENQIQITSENFNDFCFKRIEYGLDKKVFFKEISISRAQWDEMLKCYNDIAASVLDHVFRCMNLLDAFKNYHEGPIEKELPPSSDNSLGQAHLKTELKNSICNLLVGKGLKEPKMMAEELWANSDATFNSYVFSLEEMEIAESFYSNLWENQNFLLMKPIYYVTTDFFKNLRLDLAVREARNFMCPEDTFEFYDDEC